Proteins from one Burkholderia oklahomensis C6786 genomic window:
- a CDS encoding OmpW/AlkL family protein has product MKQKMAITGAVALAFAAAATAAHAQSAGSFYVTTGWFHLAPQDSSDPLKVMNVGGTPVNHEVPNTGAGIDNADTIGFAAGYFLTDHIATELVAGIPPRFNLNGKGSLEQFGVLGHAYQWSPALLLKYYFNDAKAKFRPYVGVGASYIWFTGAKISNSAFERGVLGGPTSVTTSNQWAPVLNAGFTYNFTDHWFGGLSVSYIPVSLTATLTTQRPTPIGTLTQTSQAKIRLNPIVTYLNIGYRF; this is encoded by the coding sequence ATGAAACAAAAAATGGCCATTACGGGGGCCGTTGCGCTCGCCTTCGCGGCAGCCGCGACCGCAGCGCACGCGCAATCCGCAGGTAGCTTCTACGTCACGACCGGCTGGTTCCACCTCGCGCCTCAGGACAGCAGCGATCCGCTCAAAGTCATGAACGTCGGCGGCACGCCCGTCAATCACGAGGTGCCCAACACGGGCGCGGGCATCGACAATGCGGATACCATCGGCTTCGCCGCGGGCTACTTCCTGACGGATCACATCGCCACTGAATTGGTCGCCGGGATCCCGCCAAGGTTCAATCTGAACGGCAAAGGCTCGCTCGAACAGTTCGGCGTGCTCGGCCATGCGTACCAATGGAGCCCGGCGCTCCTCCTCAAGTACTACTTCAACGACGCAAAGGCGAAGTTCCGGCCTTACGTCGGCGTCGGTGCTTCGTACATCTGGTTTACCGGTGCGAAGATCTCCAATAGCGCATTCGAGCGCGGTGTGCTCGGCGGCCCGACCAGCGTGACGACCAGCAATCAGTGGGCGCCCGTCCTCAACGCAGGCTTCACTTACAACTTCACCGACCACTGGTTCGGCGGGCTTTCCGTGTCGTATATTCCGGTGAGCCTGACGGCTACGCTGACGACGCAACGCCCGACGCCGATCGGTACGCTCACGCAAACCTCGCAGGCGAAGATCCGACTGAACCCGATCGTGACCTACCTGAACATCGGCTACCGTTTCTAA
- a CDS encoding transposase, which yields MARLARLYVPDQPQHVILRGLDQQPAFVDDQDYELFIDCLKAAARDHHLAVHAYVLLPRQVQLLVTPSDEASLPKAMQAVGRRYVAHFNRRYSRRGTLWEGRYRATVIEGERYFLLASRVVEISPVRAQLVTSPEAYRWSSYRHHVGLTVDSLITDHPLYWALGNTPFERQRAYKELCEQPLDERQADQLQQATLKGWVLGGETYREWAARTANRRVSPLPRGRPRKVRENTPPIQQ from the coding sequence ATGGCACGGCTAGCACGACTTTACGTTCCCGATCAGCCGCAGCACGTGATTCTACGCGGCCTGGATCAGCAACCGGCGTTCGTCGACGACCAGGATTACGAATTATTCATCGATTGCCTGAAGGCGGCGGCGCGCGATCATCATCTGGCGGTGCATGCATACGTGCTGCTGCCGCGCCAGGTCCAGCTTCTTGTGACGCCGAGCGACGAGGCCAGCCTGCCGAAAGCGATGCAGGCGGTCGGCCGCCGCTACGTCGCGCATTTCAACCGGCGCTACTCGCGGCGCGGCACGTTGTGGGAAGGGCGCTATCGCGCGACCGTCATCGAGGGCGAGCGCTACTTCCTGCTCGCGAGCCGGGTCGTCGAGATAAGCCCCGTGCGCGCGCAGCTCGTGACGAGCCCCGAAGCGTACCGCTGGTCGAGCTATCGGCATCACGTCGGCCTCACCGTCGACAGCCTGATCACCGACCATCCGCTGTACTGGGCGCTCGGCAACACGCCGTTCGAGCGGCAGCGTGCGTACAAGGAGCTGTGCGAGCAGCCGCTCGACGAGCGCCAGGCCGATCAGCTCCAGCAGGCGACGCTGAAGGGCTGGGTGCTGGGCGGCGAGACCTACCGCGAGTGGGCTGCGCGCACGGCGAACCGGCGCGTGTCGCCGCTGCCGCGCGGGCGGCCTCGCAAGGTGCGCGAGAACACGCCGCCCATCCAGCAGTGA
- a CDS encoding glutamate synthase-related protein, with product MIDHQQPQSAIPAAQGLYDPQNEHDACGVGFVAHIKGKKTHEIVEQGLKILENLDHRGAVGADPLMGDGAGILIQIPDAFYREEMAKQSVTLPPAGEYGVGMIFLPKESASRIACEQELERTVKAEGQVVLGWRDVPVDHAMPISPAVKASEPVIRQIFIGRGKDVMVTDALERKLYVIRKTASHRIQALKLKHGKEYFVPSMSARTVVYKGLLLAGQVGVYYRDLQDGRVVSALALVHQRFSTNTFPAWELAHPYRMIAHNGEINTVKGNVNWLNARTGAIASHVLGDDLPKLWPLIYPGQSDTASFDNCLELLVMAGYPLVHAVMMMIPEAWEQHTLMDDNRRAFYEYHAAMMEPWDGPAAIAFTDGRQIGATLDRNGLRPARYIITDDDLVIMASESGVLPIPESKIVKKWRLQPGKMFLIDMEHGRIIDDKELKDNLANAKPYKSWIDAVRIKLDEIEPEDADVAAERRASAVLLDRQQAFGYTQEDLKFLMAPMAQQGEEAVGSMGNDSPLAVMSNKNKTLYHYFKQLFAQVTNPPIDPIRENMVMSLVSFIGPKPNLLDTNNINPPMRLEVSQPVLDFKDIAKIRSIDRYTGGKFSAYELNICYPVAWGKEGIEARLASLCAEAVDAVKSGYNILIVSDRKTDAENVAIPALLATSAIHTHLVQQGLRTSTGLVVETGSARETHHFALLAGYGAEAVHPYLAMETLAKMAEGLPGDLSPEKAVYNFTKAVGKGLQKVMSKMGISTYMSYTGAQIFEALGLSTDLVEKYFKGTASKVGGIGLFDVADEAIRLHRDAFGDNPVLADMLDAGGEYAFRVRGEDHMWTPDSIAKLQHATRGNSYQTYKEYAHLINDQTKRHMTLRGLFEFKVDPAKAISIDEVEPAKDIVKRFATGAMSLGSISTEAHTTLAIAMNRIGGKSNTGEGGEDEHRYRNELRGIPIKVGDTLKSVIGDEIVRDIPLKEGDSLRSKIKQVASGRFGVTAEYLASADQIQIKMAQGAKPGEGGQLPGHKVSEYIGKLRYSVPGVGLISPPPHHDIYSIEDLAQLIHDLKNVNPVASISVKLVSEVGVGTVAAGVAKAKADHVVIAGHDGGTGASPLSSIKHAGTPWELGLAETQQTLVLNRLRGRIRVQADGQMKTGRDIVIGALLGADEFGFATAPLVVEGCIMMRKCHLNTCPVGVATQDPVLRAKFSGQPEHVVNYFFFVAEEAREIMAQLGIAKFDDLVGRADLLDMRRGVEHWKAKGLDFTRVFYQPEGCEGIARRHLESQDHGLERALDHTLIEKAKAAIENGEHVSFIQPVRNVNRTVGAMLSGAIAKKHGHDGLADDAVHIQLKGTAGQSFGAFLAKGVTLDLVGDGNDYVGKGLSGGRIIIRPTNDFRGKSEENIICGNTVMYGALEGEAFFRGVAGERFCVRNSGATAVVEGTGDHGCEYMTGGTVVVLGETGRNFAAGMSGGVAYVYDPDGAFAAKCNKSMVALDPVLQQAEQERTVDPALWHGGATDEALLKGLVERHFQFTGSPRAKSLLENWDAARRQFVKVFPHEYKRALGEIGAKKKANEVLAA from the coding sequence ATGATCGACCACCAGCAGCCGCAGAGCGCGATTCCCGCCGCGCAAGGTCTGTACGACCCGCAAAACGAGCACGACGCCTGTGGCGTCGGCTTCGTCGCTCACATCAAGGGCAAGAAGACCCACGAAATCGTCGAGCAGGGTCTGAAGATCCTCGAGAATCTCGATCACCGCGGCGCGGTCGGCGCCGATCCGCTGATGGGCGACGGCGCGGGCATCCTGATCCAGATCCCCGACGCGTTCTATCGCGAGGAGATGGCGAAGCAGAGCGTGACGCTGCCGCCCGCCGGCGAATATGGGGTCGGCATGATCTTCCTGCCGAAGGAGAGCGCGTCGCGGATCGCGTGCGAGCAGGAGCTCGAGCGCACGGTGAAGGCGGAAGGCCAGGTCGTGCTCGGCTGGCGCGACGTGCCGGTCGATCACGCGATGCCGATCTCGCCCGCGGTGAAGGCGAGCGAGCCCGTGATCCGCCAGATCTTCATCGGCCGGGGCAAGGACGTGATGGTGACGGACGCGCTCGAGCGCAAGCTCTACGTGATCCGCAAGACCGCGAGCCACCGGATCCAGGCGCTCAAGCTCAAGCACGGCAAGGAATACTTCGTGCCGTCGATGTCGGCGCGCACGGTCGTCTACAAGGGCCTGCTGCTCGCCGGCCAGGTCGGCGTGTACTACCGCGATCTGCAGGACGGGCGCGTCGTCTCCGCGCTCGCGCTCGTGCACCAGCGCTTCTCGACGAACACATTCCCCGCGTGGGAGCTGGCGCACCCGTACCGGATGATCGCGCACAACGGCGAAATCAACACGGTGAAGGGCAACGTCAACTGGCTGAACGCGCGTACCGGCGCGATCGCGTCGCACGTGCTCGGCGACGACCTGCCGAAGCTCTGGCCGCTGATCTATCCGGGCCAGTCGGATACGGCTTCGTTCGACAACTGCCTCGAGCTGCTCGTGATGGCGGGCTATCCGCTCGTGCACGCGGTGATGATGATGATTCCGGAAGCGTGGGAACAGCACACGTTGATGGACGACAACCGCCGCGCGTTCTACGAATACCACGCCGCGATGATGGAGCCGTGGGACGGCCCCGCCGCGATCGCGTTCACCGACGGCCGCCAGATCGGCGCGACGCTCGACCGCAACGGCCTGCGTCCGGCGCGCTACATCATCACCGACGACGATCTCGTGATCATGGCGTCGGAATCGGGCGTGCTGCCGATTCCCGAATCGAAGATCGTCAAGAAGTGGCGCCTGCAGCCGGGCAAGATGTTCCTGATCGACATGGAGCACGGCCGGATCATCGACGACAAGGAACTGAAGGACAACCTCGCGAACGCGAAGCCGTACAAGAGCTGGATCGACGCGGTCCGCATCAAGCTCGACGAGATCGAGCCGGAGGACGCGGATGTCGCGGCCGAGCGCCGCGCGTCGGCGGTGCTGCTCGATCGCCAGCAGGCGTTCGGCTATACGCAGGAAGACCTCAAGTTCCTGATGGCGCCGATGGCGCAGCAGGGCGAGGAAGCGGTCGGCTCGATGGGCAACGATTCGCCGCTGGCCGTCATGTCGAACAAGAACAAGACGCTCTATCACTACTTCAAGCAGCTGTTCGCGCAGGTGACGAACCCGCCGATCGACCCGATCCGCGAGAACATGGTGATGTCGCTCGTGTCGTTCATCGGCCCGAAGCCGAACCTGCTCGACACGAACAACATCAACCCGCCGATGCGTCTCGAAGTGTCGCAGCCCGTGCTCGACTTCAAGGACATCGCGAAGATCCGCTCGATCGATCGCTACACGGGCGGCAAGTTCAGCGCGTACGAGCTGAACATCTGCTATCCGGTCGCGTGGGGCAAGGAAGGCATCGAGGCGCGCCTCGCGTCGCTGTGCGCGGAAGCCGTCGACGCGGTGAAGTCAGGCTACAACATCCTCATCGTGTCGGACCGCAAGACGGACGCCGAGAACGTCGCGATCCCGGCGCTCCTCGCGACGTCGGCGATCCACACGCACCTCGTGCAGCAGGGGCTGCGCACGAGCACGGGCCTCGTCGTCGAGACGGGCTCCGCGCGCGAGACGCACCACTTCGCGCTGCTCGCGGGCTACGGCGCGGAAGCCGTGCACCCGTACCTCGCGATGGAAACGCTCGCGAAGATGGCGGAAGGCCTGCCGGGCGACCTGTCGCCGGAGAAGGCGGTCTACAACTTCACGAAGGCGGTCGGCAAGGGCCTGCAGAAGGTGATGTCGAAGATGGGCATCTCCACCTACATGTCGTACACCGGCGCGCAGATCTTCGAAGCGCTCGGCCTGTCGACCGATCTCGTCGAGAAGTACTTCAAGGGCACGGCGTCGAAGGTGGGCGGCATCGGCCTCTTCGACGTGGCCGATGAAGCGATCCGCCTGCACCGCGACGCGTTCGGCGACAACCCGGTGCTCGCCGACATGCTCGACGCGGGCGGCGAGTACGCGTTCCGCGTGCGCGGCGAAGACCACATGTGGACGCCCGATTCGATCGCGAAGCTGCAGCACGCGACGCGCGGCAATTCGTACCAGACGTACAAGGAATACGCACACCTGATCAACGATCAGACGAAGCGTCACATGACGCTGCGCGGCCTGTTCGAGTTCAAGGTCGATCCGGCGAAGGCGATTTCGATCGACGAAGTCGAGCCGGCGAAGGACATCGTCAAGCGCTTCGCGACGGGCGCGATGTCGCTCGGCTCGATCAGCACGGAAGCGCACACGACGCTCGCGATCGCGATGAACCGGATCGGCGGCAAGTCGAACACCGGCGAAGGCGGCGAGGACGAGCACCGCTATCGCAACGAGCTGCGCGGCATCCCGATCAAGGTCGGCGACACGCTGAAGTCGGTGATCGGCGACGAAATCGTCCGCGACATTCCGCTCAAGGAAGGCGATTCGCTGCGCTCGAAGATCAAGCAGGTCGCGTCGGGCCGCTTCGGCGTGACGGCCGAGTACCTCGCGTCGGCCGACCAGATCCAGATCAAGATGGCGCAGGGCGCGAAGCCGGGCGAAGGCGGCCAGCTGCCGGGCCACAAGGTGTCCGAATACATCGGCAAGCTGCGCTACTCGGTGCCGGGCGTCGGTCTCATCTCGCCGCCGCCGCACCATGACATCTATTCGATCGAGGATCTCGCGCAGCTGATCCACGACCTGAAGAACGTCAACCCGGTCGCGAGCATCTCGGTGAAGCTCGTGTCGGAAGTGGGCGTCGGCACGGTCGCGGCGGGCGTCGCGAAGGCGAAGGCCGATCACGTCGTGATCGCGGGTCATGACGGCGGCACGGGCGCATCGCCGCTGTCGTCGATCAAGCACGCGGGCACGCCGTGGGAGCTCGGCCTCGCCGAGACGCAGCAGACGCTCGTGCTGAACCGCCTGCGCGGCCGCATCCGCGTGCAGGCCGATGGCCAGATGAAGACGGGCCGCGACATCGTGATCGGCGCGCTCCTCGGCGCGGACGAATTCGGCTTCGCGACGGCGCCGCTCGTCGTCGAAGGCTGCATCATGATGCGCAAGTGCCATCTGAACACGTGCCCGGTCGGCGTCGCGACGCAGGATCCGGTGCTGCGCGCGAAGTTCTCGGGCCAGCCCGAGCACGTCGTCAACTACTTCTTCTTCGTCGCCGAGGAAGCGCGCGAGATCATGGCGCAGCTCGGCATCGCGAAGTTCGACGATCTCGTCGGCCGCGCCGATCTGCTCGACATGCGCCGCGGCGTCGAGCACTGGAAGGCGAAGGGCCTCGACTTCACGCGCGTGTTCTATCAGCCGGAAGGCTGCGAGGGGATTGCGCGCCGCCACCTCGAGTCGCAGGACCACGGCCTCGAGCGCGCGCTCGACCACACGCTGATCGAGAAGGCGAAGGCCGCGATCGAGAACGGCGAGCACGTGTCGTTCATCCAGCCGGTGCGCAACGTGAACCGCACGGTCGGCGCGATGCTGTCCGGCGCGATCGCGAAGAAGCACGGCCATGACGGCCTCGCCGACGACGCGGTGCACATCCAGCTGAAGGGCACGGCGGGCCAGAGCTTCGGCGCGTTCCTCGCGAAGGGCGTGACGCTCGACCTCGTCGGCGACGGCAACGACTACGTCGGCAAGGGCCTGTCGGGCGGCCGGATCATCATCCGTCCGACCAACGATTTCCGCGGCAAGTCCGAGGAGAACATCATCTGCGGCAACACGGTGATGTACGGCGCGCTCGAAGGCGAGGCGTTCTTCCGCGGCGTCGCGGGCGAGCGCTTCTGCGTGCGCAACTCGGGCGCGACGGCGGTCGTCGAGGGTACGGGCGACCACGGCTGCGAATACATGACGGGCGGCACGGTCGTCGTGCTCGGCGAGACCGGGCGCAACTTCGCCGCGGGCATGTCGGGCGGCGTCGCATACGTGTACGACCCGGACGGCGCATTCGCCGCGAAGTGCAACAAGTCGATGGTCGCGCTCGATCCGGTGCTGCAGCAGGCCGAGCAGGAGCGCACGGTCGATCCCGCGCTCTGGCACGGCGGCGCGACGGACGAAGCGCTCCTCAAGGGGCTCGTCGAGCGCCACTTCCAGTTCACCGGCTCGCCGCGCGCGAAGTCGCTGCTCGAAAACTGGGATGCGGCGCGTCGCCAGTTCGTGAAGGTGTTCCCGCACGAATACAAGCGCGCGCTCGGCGAAATCGGCGCGAAGAAGAAAGCCAACGAGGTGCTCGCCGCCTGA
- a CDS encoding glutamate synthase subunit beta, with the protein MGKATGFLEFERRHEAYEAPLTRVKHYKEFVAALTDEDAKIQGARCMDCGIPFCNSGCPVNNIIPDFNDLVYRQDWRQAIEVLHSTNNFPEFTGRICPAPCEAACTLGINDDPVGIKSIEHAIIDKAWTEGWVEPQPAAHKTGKKVAVVGSGPAGLAAAQQLARAGHDVTVFEKSDRIGGLLRYGIPDFKLEKWLIDRRMRQMEAEGVTFRTSVFIGREPLPESIGNMAKETISPDALKDEFDAVVIAGGSETPRDLPVPGRELAGIHYAMDFLPQQNKVNAGDKVPDQLLAKGKHVVVIGGGDTGSDCVGTSNRHGAKHITQFELLPQPPEAENKPLVWPYWPIKLRTSSSHDEGCERDWAVATKRFEGKNGKVEKLIAVRVAWVDGKMQEVPNSEFEIKADLVLLAMGFTQPAAPVLDAFGVAKDARGNARAGTEGDRAYYTSVDKVFAAGDMRRGQSLVVWAIREGRQCARSVDAYLMGSSELPR; encoded by the coding sequence ATGGGCAAGGCAACCGGTTTTCTGGAGTTCGAACGCCGCCACGAGGCGTACGAAGCACCGCTCACGCGCGTGAAGCACTACAAGGAGTTCGTCGCGGCACTCACCGACGAGGACGCGAAGATCCAGGGCGCGCGCTGCATGGATTGCGGCATCCCGTTCTGCAACAGCGGGTGCCCCGTCAACAACATCATTCCGGACTTCAACGATCTCGTGTATCGCCAGGATTGGCGGCAGGCGATCGAAGTGCTGCACTCGACGAACAACTTCCCCGAGTTCACGGGCCGCATCTGCCCGGCGCCGTGCGAAGCGGCGTGCACGCTCGGGATCAACGACGATCCCGTCGGCATCAAGTCGATCGAGCACGCGATCATCGACAAGGCGTGGACGGAAGGCTGGGTCGAGCCGCAGCCGGCGGCGCACAAGACGGGCAAGAAGGTCGCGGTCGTCGGCTCCGGCCCCGCGGGCCTCGCCGCCGCGCAGCAGCTCGCGCGCGCGGGGCACGACGTGACGGTGTTCGAGAAGAGCGACCGGATCGGCGGCCTGCTGCGCTACGGGATCCCCGACTTCAAGCTCGAGAAGTGGCTGATCGACCGCCGGATGCGCCAGATGGAGGCGGAAGGCGTGACGTTCCGCACGAGCGTGTTCATCGGCCGCGAGCCGCTGCCCGAGTCGATCGGCAACATGGCGAAGGAGACGATCTCGCCCGACGCGCTGAAGGACGAGTTCGACGCGGTCGTGATCGCGGGCGGCTCGGAAACGCCGCGCGATCTGCCGGTGCCGGGCCGCGAGCTCGCGGGCATCCATTACGCGATGGATTTCCTGCCGCAGCAGAACAAGGTGAACGCTGGCGACAAGGTGCCCGATCAGCTGCTCGCGAAGGGCAAGCACGTCGTCGTGATCGGCGGCGGCGATACGGGCTCGGACTGCGTCGGCACGTCGAACCGCCACGGCGCGAAGCACATCACGCAGTTCGAGCTGCTGCCGCAGCCGCCCGAAGCGGAGAACAAGCCGCTCGTGTGGCCGTACTGGCCGATCAAGCTGCGCACGTCGTCGTCGCACGACGAAGGCTGCGAGCGCGACTGGGCGGTCGCGACGAAGCGCTTCGAAGGCAAGAACGGCAAGGTCGAGAAGCTGATCGCGGTGCGCGTCGCGTGGGTCGACGGCAAGATGCAGGAAGTGCCGAATTCCGAGTTCGAGATCAAGGCCGATCTCGTGCTGCTCGCGATGGGCTTCACGCAGCCGGCCGCACCCGTGCTCGACGCGTTCGGCGTCGCGAAGGACGCGCGCGGCAACGCGCGTGCGGGCACCGAAGGCGATCGCGCGTACTACACGTCGGTCGACAAGGTGTTCGCCGCGGGCGACATGCGCCGTGGCCAGTCGCTCGTCGTCTGGGCGATCCGCGAAGGCCGCCAGTGCGCGCGCTCGGTCGACGCGTACCTGATGGGCAGTTCGGAACTGCCGCGCTGA
- a CDS encoding alanine/glycine:cation symporter family protein has product MEGFVHALIDGINGILWNYVLIALLLGAGVWFTLRFRMIQLRALFLSMRLVGSKGEPGSISSFQAFATGLASRVGTGNIAGVAVAMTVGGPGAIFWMWMTALVGMSSAFVEATLAQIFKVSHHDGTYRGGPAYYIQIGLRSRGFGVLFSLSLILAFGFVFNAVQANAIAEAFNTSFGFSRAAVGLGLVALTAPIIFGGIRRIAHVAQVIVPVMAIGYLALAVYAVATHVALVPEMIVLIVKSAFGLEQAAGGFAGYAVSQAVSIGVKRGLFSNEAGMGSAPNAAATASTRHPVTQGLIQMLGVFVDTIVICSATAFVILLSGQYEPGTSMEGAALTQRAISSHVGDWGGIYMAVAIFFLAFSSVIGNYAYAEGNVEFVTSRRGALLIFRLAVLGMVMFGSVGQLPLVWAMADTSMGLMALINLIAILMLGKYALAAWRDYQRQRAAGVADPVFTRKTIPALAKVLPEDVWGDHGPLPQGDKLAAARGAGAAGATQAAGPLGSAR; this is encoded by the coding sequence ATGGAAGGCTTTGTGCATGCGTTGATCGACGGGATCAACGGCATTCTCTGGAACTACGTGCTGATTGCGCTGCTGCTCGGCGCGGGCGTGTGGTTCACGCTGCGCTTCAGGATGATCCAGCTGCGCGCGCTGTTCCTCAGCATGCGCCTCGTCGGCAGCAAGGGCGAGCCGGGCAGCATCTCGTCGTTCCAGGCGTTCGCGACCGGGCTCGCGAGCCGCGTCGGCACGGGCAACATCGCCGGCGTCGCGGTCGCGATGACGGTGGGCGGCCCGGGCGCGATCTTCTGGATGTGGATGACGGCGCTCGTCGGGATGTCGTCCGCGTTCGTCGAAGCGACGCTCGCGCAAATCTTCAAGGTGTCGCATCATGACGGCACGTATCGCGGCGGTCCCGCGTACTACATCCAGATCGGGCTGCGCTCGCGCGGCTTCGGCGTGCTGTTCTCGCTGTCGCTGATTCTCGCGTTCGGCTTCGTGTTCAACGCGGTGCAGGCGAATGCGATCGCCGAGGCGTTCAACACGTCGTTCGGCTTCAGCCGCGCCGCGGTCGGGCTCGGGCTCGTCGCGCTGACGGCGCCGATCATCTTCGGCGGCATTCGCCGGATCGCGCACGTCGCGCAGGTGATCGTGCCCGTGATGGCGATCGGCTATCTCGCGCTCGCCGTCTACGCGGTCGCGACGCACGTCGCGCTCGTGCCGGAGATGATCGTGCTCATCGTGAAGAGCGCGTTCGGCCTCGAGCAGGCGGCGGGCGGCTTCGCCGGCTATGCGGTGAGCCAGGCGGTGTCGATCGGCGTGAAGCGCGGCCTGTTCTCGAACGAAGCGGGGATGGGCAGCGCGCCGAACGCGGCCGCGACCGCGAGCACGCGGCATCCGGTCACGCAGGGCCTGATCCAGATGCTCGGCGTGTTCGTCGACACGATCGTGATCTGCAGCGCGACCGCGTTCGTGATCCTGTTGTCGGGGCAGTACGAGCCGGGCACGTCGATGGAAGGCGCGGCGCTCACGCAGCGCGCGATCTCGAGCCACGTCGGCGACTGGGGAGGCATCTACATGGCGGTGGCGATCTTCTTCCTCGCATTTTCGTCGGTGATCGGCAACTACGCGTATGCGGAAGGCAACGTCGAATTCGTCACGAGCCGGCGCGGCGCGCTGCTGATTTTCCGTCTCGCGGTGCTCGGGATGGTGATGTTCGGCAGCGTCGGCCAACTGCCGCTCGTGTGGGCGATGGCCGACACGAGCATGGGCCTGATGGCGCTCATCAACCTGATCGCGATCCTGATGCTCGGCAAGTACGCGCTCGCCGCATGGCGCGATTACCAGCGCCAGCGCGCGGCGGGCGTGGCCGATCCGGTGTTTACGCGCAAGACGATTCCCGCGCTCGCCAAGGTGCTCCCGGAAGACGTGTGGGGCGATCACGGGCCGCTGCCGCAGGGCGACAAGCTCGCGGCGGCGCGCGGCGCGGGTGCCGCGGGCGCGACTCAGGCCGCGGGGCCGCTCGGCTCCGCGCGGTGA
- the thpR gene encoding RNA 2',3'-cyclic phosphodiesterase gives MTMAGDRLRCFVALTLDRASRDALAALPVAAGARRTSRDQLHVTIAFLGAVERAKSEQLGARLAELAAVDAVPTVDVERVVCWPSTAHARLVVAELAPQPQLLALGDRVGGALRELGLPPDSRAFKPHVTIARFPRDARRVAVDSANDAASGMPLALRFETLTLYESILARPGAEHRVLASAALRG, from the coding sequence GTGACGATGGCGGGCGACCGGCTGCGCTGCTTCGTCGCGCTCACGCTCGATCGGGCGTCGCGCGACGCGCTCGCGGCGCTGCCCGTCGCCGCCGGCGCGCGGCGTACGTCGCGCGATCAATTGCACGTGACGATCGCGTTCCTCGGCGCGGTCGAGCGGGCGAAGAGCGAGCAGCTCGGCGCGCGCCTCGCCGAACTCGCGGCGGTCGACGCGGTGCCGACCGTCGACGTCGAGCGCGTCGTCTGCTGGCCGAGCACCGCGCATGCGCGGCTCGTCGTCGCGGAGCTCGCGCCGCAGCCCCAGTTGCTCGCGCTCGGCGATCGGGTGGGCGGCGCGTTGCGCGAGCTCGGCTTGCCGCCCGACAGCCGTGCGTTCAAGCCGCACGTGACGATCGCGCGGTTTCCGCGCGATGCGCGTCGCGTGGCGGTCGACAGCGCGAACGATGCCGCAAGCGGCATGCCGCTCGCGTTGCGGTTCGAAACGCTCACGCTCTACGAGAGCATTCTCGCGCGCCCGGGCGCCGAGCATCGGGTGCTCGCGTCGGCGGCGCTGCGTGGATGA
- a CDS encoding D-amino acid dehydrogenase: protein MHTIVLGAGVIGVATAFHLREAGFDVTVIEREADVALATSRGNAGIIAPGYVTPWAAPGMPAKILKYLFKPASPLIFRPTLDLAQWRWIARWLRECELARFRVNKQRMQRVAYYSRSCLRAFRDRHPFDYGASRGYLQLFRSEFDVQLAMPALAVLRDAGIGHREVGADECMQIEPGLRWANARPVGGLYLPDDEAGDCARFTRRLRAICEANGVRFRFGTDVRALQIERGRTCGVTIARADAPQRRQGRPAQEERLAADAVVVSLGVDSAALLARVGVHVPLYPVKGYSATLPIVDEEKAPRAALMDESLKTAITRFGPTLRVAGTAELGDRRATLREQALRTLMKVLDDWFPHAARAADAQFWVGRRPMTPDGAPLLGPSGIDGLWLNVGHGSTGWAMSMGSGKVVADLVAGREPEIDLDGLTLARYGGGR, encoded by the coding sequence ATGCATACGATCGTTCTCGGCGCCGGCGTGATCGGCGTCGCCACCGCGTTCCATCTGCGCGAAGCGGGATTCGACGTCACCGTGATCGAGCGCGAGGCCGACGTTGCGCTCGCGACGAGCCGCGGCAACGCCGGCATCATCGCGCCCGGCTACGTGACGCCGTGGGCCGCGCCGGGCATGCCCGCGAAGATCCTCAAGTACCTGTTCAAGCCCGCGTCGCCGCTCATCTTCCGGCCGACGCTCGACCTCGCGCAATGGCGCTGGATCGCGCGCTGGCTGCGCGAGTGCGAGCTCGCGCGGTTTCGCGTGAACAAGCAGCGGATGCAGCGCGTCGCATATTACAGCCGCAGTTGCCTGCGCGCATTCCGCGACCGGCATCCGTTCGACTACGGCGCGAGCCGCGGCTATCTGCAGCTCTTTCGCAGCGAGTTCGACGTGCAGCTCGCGATGCCCGCGCTCGCGGTGCTGCGCGACGCGGGCATCGGGCATCGCGAGGTCGGCGCCGACGAATGCATGCAGATCGAACCCGGCCTGCGCTGGGCGAACGCGCGGCCCGTCGGCGGGCTCTATCTGCCCGACGACGAGGCGGGCGACTGCGCGCGCTTCACGCGTCGGCTTCGTGCGATCTGCGAAGCGAACGGCGTCCGGTTTCGCTTCGGCACCGACGTGCGCGCGCTGCAAATCGAACGCGGTCGCACGTGCGGCGTGACGATCGCGCGCGCGGACGCGCCGCAGCGGCGGCAAGGGCGGCCCGCGCAGGAAGAGCGGCTCGCGGCGGATGCGGTCGTCGTCTCGCTCGGCGTCGACAGCGCGGCGCTGCTCGCGCGCGTCGGCGTCCACGTGCCGCTCTATCCGGTCAAAGGCTATTCGGCGACGCTGCCGATCGTCGACGAAGAAAAAGCGCCGCGCGCCGCGCTGATGGACGAATCGCTGAAGACCGCGATCACGCGCTTCGGGCCGACGCTGCGCGTCGCGGGCACGGCCGAACTCGGCGACCGTCGCGCGACGCTGCGCGAGCAGGCGCTCCGCACGCTGATGAAGGTGCTCGACGACTGGTTCCCGCATGCGGCGCGCGCCGCCGACGCGCAGTTCTGGGTCGGCCGTCGGCCGATGACGCCCGATGGCGCGCCTTTGCTCGGCCCGTCCGGCATCGACGGCTTATGGCTGAACGTCGGCCACGGCTCGACCGGCTGGGCGATGTCGATGGGTTCGGGAAAGGTGGTCGCCGATCTCGTCGCCGGGCGCGAGCCGGAGATCGATCTCGACGGGTTGACGCTCGCGCGGTACGGCGGCGGGCGGTGA